From a region of the Erythrobacter neustonensis genome:
- a CDS encoding chromosome segregation SMC family protein, with the protein MQIHRLKLSGFKSFVEPAELRIAPGLTGVVGPNGCGKSNLLEAIRWVMGETSAKSMRSGGMEDVIFAGTSTRPQRDFAEVVLHAEDDQGDELIVTRRIERGAGSAYRVNGRDVRAKDVALTFADAATGAHSPALVSQGKIAQVIAARPAERRAMLEEAAGIAGLHVRRKDAEGKLRGAEANLARLDDLMAGLDTQIASLKRQAKQAERYTELTTRIQAAEARLLFARWREAAEAAKAARAAAQDAETKVAQAQALVDIAQKQQASAAQDLASARDTLADCRDNASAHAYRIAALTEKLDAANSRLADLTRQQRRLEDDRTDADRLTNAAVEALARLTGELAASRTALAAAETERPRLAERAEDKDRAHRAAELALARATADQAGVEAEWRVAEAAVDQARARLVRIESEAARIARARAELAASGDPDAEVAAARAAADDAAQAIAGMRDALVQAQARKSALQARRDDAASNLAAARAELAGVEREHTALGRDRDARAKREAGRAGQATAIGEVRVAAGYERALAAVLGRDAKAPLGAPAGTPDGRFWTGSAPAPTPVADSLLSRLSQCPAELAARLALVHCIEADDGRVLAPGEWLVTLAGHLRRWDGFVARGEGAAEAAQLEAANRFAELEAALPPLRAAADAAAAEDSAVREELAALQTDLVARERSLAASIEAERHALRRLDQAEAQRERRAARLAELAASQSDVGTQIAAAQEEVAIAEAARARLPARDAGRQALEAAQARNAAARADVQAALAALAAQDQSLAALRERLAGQQADHAGWQARSSDAERRMAETTRRLAEIAEELAVHAARPAALSQEIAAGEETRAHLAAELAAAEAAMRTAETRSREADAALSQATEVLAQTREARASLAARAENEELRRAEMGRISGERFQCPPPLLPDRFGFSETELAPAADESAELEKLTAARERIGPVNLVAADELARIEGEHGTSAQEQAELVEAIARLRGSIGNLNREGRERLRAAFEAVDGHFRVLFTRLFEGGQAHLALVDSDDPLEAGLEIYAQPPGKRLQSLSLLSGGEQALTATALIFALFLTNPAPICVLDEVDAPLDDANVERFCDLLEQMVETTSTRYLIVTHNAVTMSRMHRLFGVTMAEKGVSRLVSVDLGEAALLAAE; encoded by the coding sequence ATGCAGATCCACCGGCTCAAGCTCAGCGGCTTCAAAAGCTTCGTTGAGCCGGCGGAACTGCGGATCGCGCCGGGGCTGACCGGCGTGGTCGGCCCCAACGGCTGCGGCAAATCCAACCTCCTCGAAGCGATCCGCTGGGTGATGGGGGAAACCTCGGCCAAGTCGATGCGGTCTGGCGGGATGGAGGACGTGATCTTCGCGGGCACCTCCACCCGTCCCCAGCGCGATTTTGCCGAAGTCGTGCTCCACGCCGAAGACGATCAGGGCGACGAGCTGATCGTCACCCGCCGGATCGAACGCGGCGCGGGCAGCGCCTACCGCGTCAACGGCCGCGATGTGCGCGCCAAGGATGTGGCGCTGACCTTTGCCGATGCCGCCACCGGCGCGCACAGCCCTGCGCTGGTCAGCCAGGGAAAGATCGCACAGGTGATCGCCGCCCGCCCCGCCGAACGGCGCGCGATGCTGGAGGAAGCCGCGGGGATCGCAGGGCTGCACGTCCGCCGCAAGGATGCCGAAGGCAAGCTGCGCGGGGCCGAGGCCAATCTTGCCCGGCTCGACGATCTGATGGCGGGCCTCGACACGCAGATCGCTTCGCTGAAACGGCAGGCCAAGCAGGCCGAACGCTACACCGAGCTCACCACCCGCATTCAGGCCGCCGAAGCGCGGCTCTTGTTCGCGCGCTGGCGCGAAGCGGCCGAGGCTGCCAAGGCCGCGCGCGCCGCTGCGCAGGATGCCGAAACCAAGGTCGCGCAGGCGCAAGCCCTCGTCGACATCGCGCAAAAGCAGCAGGCCAGCGCCGCGCAGGATCTGGCGAGCGCGCGCGATACGCTGGCCGATTGCCGCGATAATGCCAGCGCGCACGCCTATCGGATCGCCGCGCTCACCGAAAAGCTCGACGCTGCCAACAGCCGCCTTGCCGATCTTACCCGCCAGCAGCGCCGGCTGGAGGATGACCGCACGGATGCCGACCGGCTGACCAATGCCGCGGTCGAGGCACTGGCGCGGCTGACCGGTGAACTCGCCGCCAGCCGGACTGCGCTTGCCGCCGCGGAAACCGAGCGGCCACGGCTGGCCGAGCGCGCCGAAGACAAGGACCGCGCGCACCGCGCCGCGGAACTCGCGCTCGCCCGGGCGACCGCCGATCAGGCCGGGGTCGAAGCCGAATGGCGCGTTGCCGAAGCCGCGGTCGATCAGGCGCGCGCGCGGCTTGTCCGGATCGAGAGCGAGGCTGCGCGGATCGCGCGCGCCCGCGCCGAGCTTGCAGCAAGCGGCGATCCCGATGCCGAAGTTGCCGCCGCCCGCGCCGCGGCCGATGATGCGGCGCAGGCAATCGCGGGGATGCGCGACGCGCTTGTGCAGGCGCAGGCGCGCAAGAGCGCGCTTCAGGCGCGGCGCGACGATGCGGCAAGCAACCTTGCCGCCGCGCGCGCCGAACTCGCCGGGGTCGAACGCGAACACACCGCGCTTGGCCGCGACCGCGATGCCCGCGCCAAGCGCGAGGCGGGGCGCGCAGGCCAGGCGACCGCGATCGGCGAAGTGCGCGTGGCCGCAGGCTATGAACGCGCGCTCGCCGCGGTGCTGGGGCGCGATGCCAAGGCGCCGCTGGGCGCGCCTGCCGGAACCCCCGATGGCCGGTTCTGGACGGGAAGCGCGCCCGCGCCAACGCCGGTTGCCGACAGTCTGCTTTCGCGCCTGTCGCAATGCCCCGCTGAACTCGCCGCGCGGCTTGCGCTGGTGCATTGCATCGAGGCCGACGATGGCCGCGTGCTGGCGCCGGGCGAATGGCTGGTCACACTCGCCGGGCACCTGCGCCGGTGGGACGGTTTCGTCGCGCGCGGCGAAGGCGCGGCCGAAGCGGCGCAGCTCGAAGCGGCGAACCGGTTTGCCGAACTTGAAGCCGCGCTGCCCCCTTTGCGCGCCGCAGCCGATGCCGCCGCCGCCGAGGATAGCGCGGTGCGCGAGGAACTGGCCGCGTTGCAAACCGATCTGGTCGCGCGCGAACGCAGCCTTGCCGCCAGCATCGAGGCCGAACGCCACGCGCTGCGCCGGCTCGATCAGGCCGAAGCGCAACGCGAACGCCGCGCCGCGCGGCTCGCCGAACTCGCCGCCAGCCAATCCGATGTGGGCACCCAGATCGCCGCCGCGCAAGAAGAAGTCGCGATTGCCGAGGCTGCCCGCGCGCGTCTGCCCGCGCGCGATGCGGGGCGTCAGGCATTGGAAGCCGCTCAGGCGCGCAACGCCGCGGCGCGCGCCGACGTGCAAGCCGCGCTCGCCGCGCTCGCCGCGCAGGATCAATCGCTGGCCGCCTTGCGCGAACGGCTGGCGGGGCAGCAGGCCGATCACGCCGGCTGGCAGGCGCGCTCCTCCGATGCCGAGCGGCGCATGGCGGAAACCACCCGGCGGCTCGCCGAAATCGCCGAGGAGCTGGCCGTCCACGCCGCCCGCCCCGCCGCTCTTTCGCAAGAGATTGCCGCTGGCGAGGAAACCCGCGCGCACCTCGCAGCCGAGCTTGCCGCCGCCGAGGCCGCGATGCGCACGGCCGAAACCCGCAGCCGCGAGGCCGATGCCGCCTTGTCGCAGGCGACCGAAGTGCTCGCCCAAACGCGCGAGGCCCGTGCCAGCCTCGCCGCGCGCGCCGAGAACGAAGAATTGCGCCGGGCGGAAATGGGCCGCATCTCGGGCGAGCGTTTCCAGTGCCCGCCGCCGCTGCTGCCGGACCGCTTCGGCTTTTCCGAGACCGAGCTTGCCCCCGCCGCCGACGAGTCCGCGGAGCTTGAAAAGCTCACCGCCGCGCGCGAGCGGATCGGGCCGGTCAATCTGGTTGCCGCAGACGAACTCGCGCGGATCGAGGGCGAGCATGGCACCAGCGCGCAGGAACAGGCCGAACTGGTCGAAGCGATCGCGCGGCTGCGCGGATCGATCGGCAACCTCAACCGCGAAGGCCGCGAGCGGCTGCGCGCCGCCTTCGAAGCGGTCGACGGGCATTTCCGCGTGCTGTTCACGCGCCTGTTCGAGGGGGGCCAAGCGCATCTGGCATTGGTCGATTCGGACGATCCGCTCGAGGCCGGGCTGGAGATTTACGCCCAGCCGCCGGGCAAGCGGCTGCAATCGCTTTCTCTGCTGTCGGGCGGCGAACAGGCGCTGACCGCGACCGCGCTGATCTTCGCGCTGTTCCTGACCAACCCTGCCCCGATCTGCGTGCTCGACGAAGTCGATGCACCGCTGGACGACGCGAATGTCGAACGCTTCTGCGACCTGCTCGAACAGATGGTCGAGACCACCAGCACCCGCTATCTGATCGTCACCCACAATGCGGTGACGATGAGCCGGATGCACCGATTGTTCGGGGTGACGATGGCGGAAAAAGGCGTCTCGCGCCTCGTCAGCGTCGATCTGGGCGAAGCCGCGCTGCTCGCCGCCGAATAG
- a CDS encoding MerR family transcriptional regulator, which translates to MTGFDDRKDDGALRTIGEVSEALGIRPHVLRYWEAQFPLLRPLKRSGGRRYYRPADVELVKTIDRLVNREGYTLKGAEAVLRAAAKSPLDRRKDDRRAGERRVDADEAPAPGVRLMVTETPELSEIIAGLKSVRAKLAAALDA; encoded by the coding sequence ATGACCGGTTTCGATGACCGCAAGGACGACGGCGCGCTGCGCACGATCGGCGAAGTCAGCGAGGCGCTGGGGATCCGGCCTCACGTGCTGCGTTACTGGGAAGCACAGTTCCCGCTGCTCCGACCGCTGAAGCGCAGCGGCGGGCGGCGCTACTATCGCCCTGCGGATGTCGAACTGGTCAAGACGATCGACCGGCTGGTCAACCGCGAGGGCTATACGCTCAAGGGGGCCGAAGCGGTGCTGCGCGCCGCGGCCAAGTCGCCGCTCGACCGCCGCAAGGATGATCGCCGCGCGGGCGAACGGCGCGTCGACGCCGACGAAGCGCCCGCGCCCGGCGTGCGGCTGATGGTGACAGAAACGCCCGAGCTTTCCGAAATCATCGCCGGTCTCAAATCGGTTCGCGCCAAGCTGGCCGCTGCGCTCGACGCCTGA
- a CDS encoding integration host factor subunit alpha, whose product MMRSVGTLTRADLAETINRKMGFSRAESLDMVEAILGKMSDALAKGENVKISGFGSFVLRDKNERIGRNPKTGIEVPITPRRVMTFRASQLLKERIAKG is encoded by the coding sequence ATGATGCGTTCGGTTGGAACTTTGACCCGCGCCGATCTGGCGGAAACCATCAACCGCAAGATGGGTTTCAGCCGTGCAGAATCGCTCGATATGGTCGAAGCGATCCTCGGCAAGATGAGCGATGCTCTGGCCAAGGGTGAAAACGTCAAGATTTCGGGCTTTGGCAGCTTCGTTCTGCGCGACAAGAACGAGCGGATCGGCCGCAATCCCAAGACCGGGATCGAAGTGCCGATCACCCCGCGCCGGGTGATGACCTTCCGCGCGAGCCAGCTGCTCAAGGAACGCATTGCCAAGGGATGA
- a CDS encoding beta-ketoacyl-ACP synthase III — MTTAVATGSRIIGTGAALPRQVVTNAELAERVDTSDEWIVARTGIRQRHIAQADETTATLAIAAARAALDDAGIDAASIGLIVLATATPDNTFPATATKVQAALGCNGGVAFDVAAVCSGFLYALATADSLLRTGMARRALVIGAETFSRILDWEDRTTCVLFGDGAGAVVLEAGDGDAAAGILGTRLHADGTQHDLLYVDGGPSTTQTVGHLRMRGQEVFRHAVVNLSNVLKEVLEDTGHNAADLDWVVPHQANARILDATARKLGIAPEKVIVTVDRHANTSAASVPLALDVARKDGRIKTGDLVMLEAMGGGFTWGASLIRM, encoded by the coding sequence GTGACGACGGCCGTAGCCACCGGCTCACGCATCATCGGCACCGGCGCGGCCTTGCCCCGCCAGGTGGTCACCAACGCCGAACTTGCAGAGCGGGTCGACACCTCGGACGAATGGATCGTCGCGCGCACGGGCATCCGCCAGCGGCACATCGCGCAGGCTGACGAGACCACCGCGACGCTGGCGATTGCCGCGGCGCGTGCCGCGCTCGATGATGCGGGGATCGATGCCGCCAGCATCGGATTGATCGTGCTGGCCACCGCAACGCCCGACAACACCTTCCCCGCCACCGCCACCAAGGTGCAGGCCGCGCTCGGCTGCAATGGCGGGGTCGCCTTTGATGTCGCGGCGGTGTGTTCGGGCTTTCTCTATGCGCTGGCCACCGCCGATTCGCTGCTGCGCACCGGCATGGCGCGGCGCGCGCTGGTGATCGGCGCGGAAACTTTCAGTCGCATCCTCGACTGGGAAGACCGCACTACCTGCGTGCTGTTCGGCGACGGGGCGGGCGCTGTCGTGCTCGAAGCGGGCGACGGCGATGCTGCCGCAGGCATCCTCGGCACGCGGCTCCATGCTGATGGCACGCAGCACGATCTGCTTTATGTCGATGGCGGCCCTTCGACCACGCAGACGGTGGGCCACTTGCGGATGCGCGGGCAGGAAGTGTTTCGCCACGCGGTGGTGAACCTGTCGAACGTCTTGAAGGAAGTGCTTGAAGATACGGGCCATAATGCCGCCGATCTCGATTGGGTCGTGCCGCATCAGGCCAATGCGCGCATCCTCGATGCGACCGCGCGCAAGCTCGGCATTGCGCCCGAAAAGGTGATCGTCACGGTCGATCGCCACGCCAACACCTCGGCTGCATCGGTGCCGCTGGCGCTCGATGTCGCGCGCAAGGACGGGCGGATCAAGACGGGCGATCTGGTGATGCTTGAGGCGATGGGCGGCGGCTTTACCTGGGGTGCCAGCCTGATCCGCATGTGA
- the plsX gene encoding phosphate acyltransferase PlsX, whose amino-acid sequence MSLPRIAVDAMGGDEGVRVMIEGAALARRDHDSFKFLLVGDSARIEAALDNHPNLRAASEILHCDDVVGGEELPSKAIRRAKTTSMGLAVNAVKTGDAGAAVSAGNTGALMAMSKLALRTMPGIDRPALAAIMPTLKAHDVVMLDLGANTEADARNLVQYAVMGAAYSRIVNGFDKPVVRLLNIGTEEIKGTEELRDAAAMLTAASAGGNVALQFDGFVESDKINRGETHVVVTDGFSGNIALKAIEGSARFVTDLLRQAFTSSLRSKIGFLVSRPATELLKHHLDPNNHNGAVFLGLNGVVVKSHGSANAKGVAHAVAVTARLLENKLTQRIAEDLALLGEETLGKKGRSIAPKGDEAPA is encoded by the coding sequence ATGAGTCTGCCCCGGATCGCGGTCGATGCGATGGGCGGCGATGAAGGCGTGCGCGTGATGATCGAGGGCGCGGCGCTGGCGCGGCGCGACCACGACAGTTTCAAGTTCCTGCTGGTGGGCGATTCTGCCCGCATCGAAGCGGCGCTGGACAATCATCCCAACCTGCGCGCAGCCTCCGAAATCCTGCATTGCGACGATGTGGTGGGCGGCGAAGAGCTGCCCAGCAAGGCGATCCGCCGTGCCAAGACCACGTCGATGGGGCTTGCCGTCAACGCGGTGAAGACCGGCGATGCCGGTGCGGCCGTCAGCGCAGGCAACACCGGCGCGCTGATGGCGATGAGCAAGCTTGCGCTGCGCACCATGCCCGGGATCGACCGTCCGGCATTGGCCGCGATCATGCCGACGCTGAAGGCGCATGACGTGGTGATGCTCGACCTTGGTGCCAACACCGAGGCGGACGCGCGCAACCTCGTCCAGTATGCGGTGATGGGCGCGGCCTATTCGCGGATCGTCAACGGCTTCGACAAGCCGGTGGTGCGCCTGCTCAACATCGGCACCGAAGAAATCAAGGGCACCGAAGAATTGCGCGATGCCGCCGCGATGCTGACCGCCGCGTCGGCTGGCGGCAATGTCGCGCTGCAGTTCGATGGCTTTGTCGAAAGCGACAAGATCAACCGCGGCGAAACCCATGTGGTCGTCACCGATGGCTTTTCGGGCAATATCGCGTTGAAGGCGATCGAAGGCTCGGCCCGCTTCGTCACCGATCTGCTGCGGCAGGCCTTCACTTCGTCGCTGCGCTCCAAGATCGGCTTTCTGGTTTCGCGCCCGGCGACCGAACTGCTCAAGCACCATCTCGATCCCAACAACCACAACGGTGCGGTCTTCCTCGGCCTCAACGGTGTGGTGGTGAAAAGCCACGGGAGCGCGAATGCCAAGGGCGTCGCCCATGCGGTCGCGGTGACCGCGCGGTTGCTCGAGAACAAGCTGACGCAGCGGATTGCCGAAGATCTGGCGCTGCTGGGCGAGGAAACGCTGGGCAAGAAAGGTCGCAGCATTGCACCCAAGGGTGACGAGGCGCCTGCGTGA
- the rpmF gene encoding 50S ribosomal protein L32, which produces MAVPKRKVSPSRRGMRRSHDALKVEAFHECSNCGELKRPHNICGHCGHYNGRQVVAVG; this is translated from the coding sequence ATGGCTGTCCCCAAGAGAAAAGTATCGCCGTCCCGTCGTGGCATGCGTCGTTCGCACGACGCGCTGAAGGTTGAAGCCTTCCATGAATGCTCGAACTGCGGCGAACTGAAGCGCCCGCACAACATCTGCGGCCACTGCGGCCACTACAACGGGCGTCAGGTTGTTGCCGTCGGCTGA
- a CDS encoding MAPEG family protein, whose product MTVLPVTLAAAAAAAVLNIWLGIRIGALRTALQISVGDGGSEALQRRMRAQLNYVENTGFVLVLIAAIELAGRGSWWLSFVAMAYFLGRVAHGFGMDGGKAKLGRMIGTLLTMLIQLGLAAAAILIVMGVM is encoded by the coding sequence ATGACCGTGCTTCCTGTAACGCTTGCCGCGGCAGCGGCCGCCGCCGTGCTCAACATCTGGCTGGGCATCCGCATCGGCGCATTGCGCACCGCGCTCCAGATCAGCGTGGGCGATGGCGGGAGCGAGGCGTTGCAGCGCCGGATGCGCGCGCAGCTCAATTATGTCGAGAACACCGGTTTCGTGCTGGTGCTGATCGCGGCGATCGAACTGGCCGGGCGTGGCAGCTGGTGGCTTTCATTTGTCGCGATGGCCTACTTCCTTGGCCGCGTGGCGCACGGCTTCGGGATGGACGGCGGCAAGGCCAAGCTCGGCCGGATGATCGGCACGTTGCTGACGATGCTGATCCAGCTCGGGCTTGCAGCGGCGGCCATCCTGATCGTGATGGGGGTGATGTAA
- a CDS encoding MBL fold metallo-hydrolase produces the protein MTDTPAPQLPMRAAIIPVTPLQQNCSLIWCTRTMKGALVDPGGDLDKLKAAVAKAGVTLEKLLITHGHLDHCGQAGMLAEELGLPIQGPHEDDLFWIEQLDSDGARYGMTAKSFTPTRWLKHGDTVSVGDLTLDVIHCPGHTPGHVVFFHEASRFAIVGDVLFQGSIGRTDFPRGNHQDLIDAITQRLWPLGDDVMFIPGHGPTSTFGRERKTNAFVSDYALS, from the coding sequence ATGACAGATACCCCAGCACCCCAGCTCCCCATGCGCGCCGCGATCATTCCGGTGACACCGCTCCAGCAGAACTGCTCGCTGATCTGGTGTACCAGGACCATGAAAGGCGCGCTGGTCGATCCGGGCGGGGATCTGGACAAGCTCAAGGCAGCCGTCGCCAAGGCGGGCGTCACGCTCGAAAAGCTGCTCATCACTCACGGGCATCTCGATCATTGCGGGCAGGCCGGGATGCTGGCCGAGGAGCTGGGCCTGCCCATCCAAGGCCCCCACGAGGACGACCTGTTCTGGATCGAGCAGCTCGACAGCGACGGTGCGCGTTACGGCATGACCGCCAAAAGCTTCACGCCAACCCGCTGGCTCAAGCACGGCGACACGGTGAGCGTGGGCGACCTGACGCTCGACGTGATCCACTGCCCCGGCCACACGCCCGGCCACGTGGTGTTCTTCCACGAGGCGAGCCGGTTTGCGATCGTGGGCGACGTATTGTTCCAGGGCTCGATCGGCCGCACGGATTTCCCGCGCGGCAACCATCAGGACCTGATCGACGCGATCACGCAGCGGCTCTGGCCGCTTGGCGATGACGTGATGTTCATCCCCGGCCACGGCCCCACCAGCACCTTCGGCCGCGAGCGCAAGACCAACGCCTTTGTAAGCGATTACGCCTTGTCCTGA
- a CDS encoding S24 family peptidase, translating to MKETQQSAGASLTGPRARLLELAQARGVSLAALSELLGRNPSYLQQFIRKGSPRKLEEQDRATLARFLGVGEDTLRDVKDNSYDVPPVSRPEGLGWVEVPRLDLGAAAGAGRVPGGEGAFDTFRFSRRWLEEQGLARADLSAIRVEGDSMEPLLNDGDEILVDRSPRAFRDGIHVVRLGDTLMVKRVASAGPGRIALLSQNLAYPPVEVAADEVAIIGRVVWKGGRV from the coding sequence ATGAAGGAAACCCAACAATCTGCCGGCGCCTCGCTGACAGGGCCGCGTGCGCGGTTGCTCGAACTGGCGCAGGCACGCGGGGTATCGCTCGCCGCATTGTCCGAATTGCTCGGGCGCAACCCCTCCTATCTTCAGCAATTCATCCGCAAGGGGAGCCCCCGGAAACTGGAGGAACAGGACCGCGCCACGCTCGCGCGCTTCCTTGGCGTGGGTGAAGATACGTTACGCGACGTTAAGGATAATTCCTATGACGTGCCGCCGGTTTCGCGGCCAGAAGGGCTGGGCTGGGTCGAAGTGCCGCGGCTCGATCTTGGCGCGGCAGCGGGGGCGGGGCGAGTACCGGGCGGCGAGGGCGCATTCGACACCTTCCGCTTTTCCCGCCGCTGGCTCGAAGAACAGGGGCTCGCGCGCGCCGATCTGTCCGCGATCCGGGTCGAAGGCGATTCGATGGAACCCTTGCTCAACGATGGCGACGAAATTCTTGTCGACCGATCCCCGCGCGCCTTTCGCGACGGCATTCACGTTGTGCGCCTTGGCGATACGCTGATGGTGAAGCGCGTCGCCAGCGCCGGGCCGGGCCGGATCGCGCTGCTCTCGCAGAACCTCGCCTACCCGCCGGTCGAGGTCGCGGCAGATGAAGTCGCGATCATCGGGCGGGTTGTGTGGAAGGGGGGGCGGGTCTAA
- a CDS encoding D-2-hydroxyacid dehydrogenase: MTILAISGLIRPMLEHRLPAGLDVRWFMSAEEAQEAVADAEIGWFDMNDQAAMAATLRAAKKLKWLNSIYAGLDFLPMDVLIERGITLTNGAGINAITIAEYVVMGMLNIAKGYREVVRAQDRHEWLFDSPGKRELAGSKALLLGYGAIGRLIEPRLKAFDIEVSVVRRSAGENTLGPDEWRARLGEFDWIILAVPATPETEGMIGADELAAMKSDAVIVNIARGSVIDQPALIAALEGRAIGGAFLDVTTPEPLPADHPLWTLDNAHISMHLSGRAQDKMFVRSGERFLANLDAYLKGEAVAPVFDPKLGY, encoded by the coding sequence TTGACCATTCTCGCCATTTCCGGCCTGATCCGCCCGATGCTCGAACACCGCCTGCCCGCAGGGCTCGACGTGCGCTGGTTCATGTCCGCCGAGGAAGCGCAAGAGGCCGTGGCCGATGCCGAGATCGGCTGGTTCGACATGAACGACCAAGCCGCGATGGCCGCAACGCTGCGCGCGGCGAAGAAGCTGAAATGGCTCAACTCGATCTATGCCGGGCTCGATTTCCTGCCGATGGACGTGCTGATCGAGCGCGGGATCACCCTCACCAACGGTGCCGGAATCAACGCCATCACCATCGCCGAATATGTGGTGATGGGAATGCTCAACATCGCCAAGGGTTACCGCGAGGTCGTCCGCGCGCAGGACCGCCACGAATGGCTGTTCGACAGCCCGGGCAAGCGCGAACTGGCGGGCTCGAAGGCGCTTTTGCTGGGTTATGGCGCAATCGGCAGGCTCATCGAGCCCCGCTTGAAGGCGTTCGACATCGAGGTCAGCGTGGTGCGCCGCAGCGCAGGCGAGAACACGCTCGGCCCCGATGAATGGCGCGCGCGGCTTGGCGAATTCGACTGGATCATCCTTGCCGTCCCCGCCACGCCCGAAACCGAAGGCATGATCGGCGCTGACGAGCTTGCGGCAATGAAAAGCGATGCGGTGATCGTCAACATCGCGCGCGGCAGCGTGATCGATCAGCCCGCGCTGATCGCCGCGCTGGAAGGCAGGGCGATCGGGGGTGCCTTCCTCGATGTCACCACGCCCGAACCGCTGCCCGCCGACCATCCGCTGTGGACGCTCGACAATGCCCATATTTCGATGCACCTGTCGGGCCGCGCACAGGACAAGATGTTCGTCCGGTCGGGGGAGCGGTTCCTGGCCAATCTCGACGCCTATCTGAAGGGCGAGGCCGTGGCGCCTGTGTTCGATCCGAAGCTCGGATACTGA
- the cysS gene encoding cysteine--tRNA ligase — protein MTDAPLKLFNSLTRSLEAFVPVHPGEARVYSCGPTVYNYPHIGNMRAYVFADVLGRTLSWKGLKLTHVINITDVGHLTDDADAGEDKMERMAAAQKQSIWDIAEHYKQAYWADVRALNIRQPAQWTVATDYVPQMIEFAKGIAEKHCYELESGLYFDVSTVADYGRLARAVTDDGEGRIEAVEGKRNAADFAIWRKTPPGESRQMEWDSPWGRGAPGWHLECSVMSGEVLGFPFDIHTGGIDHREIHHPNEIAQNQAHCCTNGLDDPRNSGARIWMHNNFLVERSGKMSKSSGEFLRLQLLIDRGYHPLAYRMMCLQAHYRSELEFSWEGLGAALTRLKRMVMAVAPLADVTPQPEAEHAKFAPVLAKFDAAMADDLNTAVALTALDEALAVKKVDAGIKRAVIEDMDCVLGLGLFGLTRADLRIRPRSASITEAEIEAALARRREARAAKDFAASDAIRDELVAAGVEVMDGDPLGWEWRLGE, from the coding sequence ATGACCGATGCACCCCTCAAGCTGTTCAACTCGCTTACCCGTTCGCTGGAAGCGTTCGTGCCCGTCCACCCCGGCGAGGCGCGGGTCTATTCCTGCGGGCCGACGGTCTACAACTATCCCCACATCGGCAACATGCGTGCCTATGTATTCGCCGATGTGCTGGGGCGCACGCTGAGCTGGAAGGGGCTGAAGCTCACCCACGTCATCAACATCACCGATGTCGGCCATCTGACCGACGATGCCGACGCGGGCGAGGACAAGATGGAGCGGATGGCGGCGGCGCAGAAGCAGTCGATCTGGGACATCGCCGAGCATTACAAGCAGGCCTATTGGGCCGACGTGCGCGCACTGAACATCCGCCAGCCGGCGCAGTGGACGGTTGCGACCGATTACGTGCCGCAGATGATCGAATTTGCGAAGGGGATCGCGGAGAAGCACTGCTACGAGCTTGAAAGCGGGCTCTATTTCGATGTCTCGACCGTGGCCGATTACGGGCGGCTGGCGCGCGCCGTCACCGATGACGGGGAAGGGCGGATCGAGGCGGTCGAGGGCAAGCGTAATGCGGCGGACTTCGCGATCTGGCGCAAGACCCCGCCGGGCGAGAGCCGCCAGATGGAATGGGACAGCCCGTGGGGCCGGGGCGCGCCGGGCTGGCACCTCGAATGCTCGGTGATGAGCGGCGAGGTGCTGGGCTTTCCCTTCGACATCCACACCGGCGGGATCGACCACCGCGAAATCCACCACCCCAACGAGATCGCGCAGAACCAGGCGCACTGCTGCACCAATGGGCTCGACGATCCGAGAAATTCGGGTGCGCGGATCTGGATGCACAACAACTTCCTCGTCGAGCGTTCGGGGAAGATGTCGAAGTCCTCGGGCGAGTTCCTGCGGCTGCAATTGCTGATCGACCGGGGCTATCACCCGCTCGCCTACCGGATGATGTGCCTGCAGGCGCATTACCGCAGCGAGCTGGAGTTCAGCTGGGAGGGGCTGGGCGCGGCGTTAACGCGATTGAAGCGGATGGTGATGGCGGTCGCGCCGCTCGCCGATGTCACCCCGCAGCCCGAAGCCGAGCATGCCAAATTCGCGCCCGTGCTGGCCAAATTCGATGCCGCGATGGCCGATGATCTCAACACTGCGGTCGCGCTCACCGCGCTCGACGAGGCGCTGGCGGTGAAGAAGGTCGATGCAGGCATCAAACGCGCGGTGATCGAAGACATGGATTGCGTTCTCGGCCTTGGCCTGTTCGGCCTCACCCGCGCCGACCTGCGCATCCGCCCCAGATCCGCTTCGATCACCGAAGCCGAAATCGAAGCCGCTCTCGCCCGCCGCAGGGAAGCGCGCGCGGCGAAGGACTTTGCCGCCTCGGATGCGATCCGCGATGAGCTCGTCGCCGCGGGTGTCGAGGTGATGGACGGCGATCCGCTCGGCTGGGAATGGCGGCTGGGAGAATAG